In Callospermophilus lateralis isolate mCalLat2 chromosome 19, mCalLat2.hap1, whole genome shotgun sequence, the following are encoded in one genomic region:
- the Zg16 gene encoding zymogen granule membrane protein 16, producing MLTIAILALLCASASANAIQARSSSYNGEYGGGGGQRFSHSGNQLDGPITALRVRVSRYYIVGLQVRYGKVWSDYVGGKSGDLEEIFLHPGESVIQVSGKYKNYLRKLVFVTDKGRYLPFGKDTGTSFNAVPLHPNTVLRFISGRAGSVIDAIGLHWDVYPC from the exons ATGTTGACGATTGCTATCCTAGCCCTTCTTTGTGCCTCAGCCTCTGCCAATGCCA tTCAGGCTAGGTCCTCCTCCTATAATGGAGAGTATGGAGGTGGTGGAGGACAGCGCTTCTCCCATTCTGGCAACCAGCTGGATGGCCCCATCACTGCCCTCCGTGTCCGTGTCAGTCGATACTACATTGTAGG TCTCCAGGTACGCTATGGCAAGGTGTGGAGTGACTATGTGGGTGGCAAATCAGGAGACCTGGAGGAGATCTTTTTGCACCCTGGTGAATCAGTGATTCAGGTGTCTGGCAAATACAAGAACTATCTGAGGAAGCTGGTCTTTGTGACAGACAAGGGCCGCTACTTGCCTTTTGGGAAAGACACAGGCACAAGTTTCAATGCTGTCCCCTTGCACCCCAACACCGTCCTTCGATTCATCAGTGGCCGAGCTGGTTCTGTCATTGATGCCATCGGCCTGCACTGGGATGTCTACCCTTGCTGA